Part of the Desulfohalovibrio reitneri genome is shown below.
TTCAAGAAGCAGGTGCTGGAAGCCCTGCGCCAGCCGCTGGAGGACGGCCGGGTGACCATCTCCCGCGCAGCCCTGTCCCTGACCTACCCGGCGGACTTCATGCTGGTGGCCGCGCTCAACCCCTGCCCCTGCGGCTACCTAACTGACGAGCGCCACGGCTGCTCCTGCACCCCCAACCAGGTGCGCGCCTACCAGGCCCGCGTCTCCGGCCCGCTTTTGGACCGCATCGACCTGCAGGTGGAGGCCCCGGCCGTGGAGTACCACGAGATGCGCGGCGACGGCGGCGGCACGGACTCGGCCACCATGCGGGACAGCGTGCTGCGGGCGCGGAAGGTGCAGGCCGCGCGGTTCGGCCAAAGCGGCCCCCTGCTCAACGCCGACCTCTCCGGGGCCGCCCTGGAAGCGCATTGCACCCTGGGCGACGAGGAACACCGCTTCATGGAGGGGGCCTTCCAGCGCCTGGGCCTGTCCGCCCGCGCCTCCACCCGCGTCCTGCGCCTGGCCCGCACCATCGCCGACCTCGAAGGCGCCGACCGCATCACCACCCCCCACCTGGCCGAAGCCATCTCCTACCGGGGGCTGGACCGGAGCCGCTCCGGCTGAACCCGCCGTTCCGGATCGTTTTCCTCCGCCTCTTTACACGGCACCGCTTTGCCGTGTTATAGAGTGACTTGGCTCCAATTCCCCAGCATATCAGGAGGAAACCATATGTCATTCTTTTTCCAGCCGGTCCATTCCGAGCATCTGGGCCACATCTCCTACATTTTCGGCCGCGACGGCGAGGCCGCCGTGGTGGACCCCCGCCGCGACTGCGAGGAGTACGTGGCCATCGCGCGGGCCAACGGCGCGCGCATCACCTACATCTTCGAGACGCACCGCAACGAGGACTACGTGACCGGCTCGGCCGAGCTGGCCGCCCGCACCGGCGCGGAAATCCGCCACGGCGAGGACCTGCCCTTCACCTACGGCGCGCCCACGGGCGAGGACTTCCAGTTCCTGGTGGGCGGTTTGCGCGTGGTTTCCATGAAAACCCCGGGCCACACCGACGAGTCCCTCTCCTACGTGCTGTACGACCCCGAGAGCGCTGGCCGCGAGCCGGTGGGGGTGTTCACCGGGGACGTGCTTTTCGTGCACGACACCGGCCGCACCGACTTCTTCCCGGACCGGGCCGAGGAAGTGGCCGGGCTGCTCTACGACTCCATCTTCGAGAAGATCCTGCCCCTGGGCGACCACGTGCTGCTGTGGCCGGCCCACGGCGCGGGTTCGGTCTGCGGCTCCACCATGGCGGAGCGCGAGGTGTCCACCCTGGGGCTTGAGCGGCGCACCAACCCGGCGCTGAAATTCACCAAGCGCGAGGACTTCATAAAGAAGAAGCTCGCGGAGAAGCACACCAAGCCGCCCTACTTCCACATGATGGAGAAATACAACCTGCACGGCTCCGCCGCGCCCATGCCGCGCGTGCCCACTCCGCCGCCCCTGGACGTGGACGACTTCGCCGAGCGGGCGGAAAACGGAATGCGCGTGGTGGATACCCGCAGCCCCGAGGCCATCGCCGGGGCGCTGATTCCGGGCAGCCTGGCCATTCCCCTGCACATGCTCCCGGCCTTCGCGGGCTGGTTCCTGGAGTACGAGCGGCCCATCGGCCTGGTGGTGGACGACGCCGCCCCGGACGACCTGGCCCGCAGCGCCATGCGCTACCTCATGCGCCTGGGCTTCGACCAGGTGGAGGGCTACATCACCGGCATGAGCGAGTGGGAGAAGAGCGGCCGCGAGTACGACCGCATCCCGGCGGTGCACGTTGACGAGCTGGTCTCCCGCATCGAGTCGGACGAGGACTTCACCCTGCTGGACGTTCGCAAGGACGAGGAAGTGGCCCACGGCATGCTGCCCGACGCCAAGCACGTCTTTTTGGGCCATCTGCCGGACCGGATCGGCGAACTGGACAAAAGCAAGCCCGCCATCACCTTCTGCGGCTCCGGGCAGCGGGCCATCATCGCGGCCTCACTGCTCAAGGCGGAAGGGTTCAAGGACGTGGGAGACGCTCTGGGCTCCATGGCCGCCTGCTCCGCGCGCGGCTGCCCCATAGACAGGGAGTAGTGACGTGGCCGAAGCGCAATCCATCTGGGAGGCGGCCCGCTGGTCCCCCTACCTCTGCGGCGCGGGCGTGGGCGTGGTAACGTTCCTGGCCTACCTCGCGGCGGACAGGGCGGTGGGGGCTTCCTCGGCCTACGCCACCCTGGCCGGGCTCATCGAAAAGGCGGTGCGCCGCCGCGAGCCGCTGCGCGCCTACTACCGCGAGCATCCGCCCAAGCTGAACTGGAGCCTGGTGTTCGTCATCGGCATCCTGGCCGGGGCCTTCGTCTCGGCCGGGATTTCCGGGGACTTCCGGCTTGAGTTGGTGCCGCAGCTATGGCGGGAGGCCTTCGGCCCTGGCGGCCTGCCCCGGCTGCTGACCGCCCTTGTGGGCGGCGCGGTGCTGGGCTTCGGCGCACGGCTGGCCGGGGGCTGCACATCGGGCCACGGCATATCCGGCGCGCTGCAGCTGCAAACCGCCAGCTGGCTGGCCGCCCTGTGCTTCCTCATCGGCGGCATGGCCACGGCGGCGGTGGTGTACCCATGAGATACCTCAAGCTCATCCCCGCCCTGTTGCTTGGCATCGCCTTCGGCTTTCTGCTGCAGCGCGCCGGGGTGACGCGGTACGAGACCATCATGGGGCAGCTCTTCCTGACCGACTTCACCGTGCTCAAGGTCATGCTCTCGGCCGTGCTGGTGGGGTCCGTGGGTTTTAGGCTGCTGCGCATGCTGGGGCGCGTCGAGCCGCGACGCAAGGGCGGCTCGGTGGGCTCCTCCGTCATCGGCGGACTGGTTTTCGGCGTGGGCTTCGGGTTGCTGGGCTACTGCCCCGGCACCCTGGCAGGAGCGGCCGGACAAGGCTCGCTGGACGCCCTCATCGGCGGCGGCGCGGGCATGCTGCTTGGGTCGTGGCTCTACACCCTGGCGGCCTCCCCCCTGCGCCGGGCGGCGGAGGGATTCATCCCCCTGGGCGAGTCCACCCTGTACGAGCGGTTGGGCCAGCCGCCCTGGCGCGTGGTTGGCGCGCTGTGGCTGCTCATCCCGGCTTTCTTCGGCCTGCTGGAATGGATCGGGGTGTAGCCAAGCATGACTCTTCGCGAAAAACTCCAAAAATAACTCCACGGCCCGGAAGGCCCGCACCGCTTTCCTTTCGGGCCGTTTTACGCTCCCGGGGACGACCTTGGAGGCGCTCCCCGTCCCGTGCGTTTCTTCCCTTTTTCCGACTCATGCGATAAGCCTCACCCGGGTCCAAGCTCGAGGAGTACGCCATGAAGCTATCCACAAGAAGCCGGTACGGTGCCCGCATGCTGGTCGACATCGCTGTGCACGGCGACAACGGCCCGGTAACTGTTTCCGACATCTCGCGCAGGCTGGACCTGCCCGTGAAGTACCTGGAAAAGCTGGTGCGGTTGCTTAAAAAAGGCGACTACATCCAGTCCAAGCGCGGTCCGCGCGGTGGCCACATGCTGGCCAAGGCCCCCGAGGACATCACCATGGGCGAAATCGTGCGGCAGCTGGAAGGCGATTTCTGCCTAGTGGACTGCGCCAACCACGGCCAGGAGCCCTGCCCCAACATGGAAAGCTGCCCCACCCGCATGCTTTGGGCCCGTGCCACAGACGCCATGCTCCGCGAACTGGACGGCATCACCCTGCGGGAGTTGGTGGACAACCACATGGCCAAGGCCTGAACCAAAGGCCAGCCAAACCGCTCTCTCCGCGAAGCCTCCCGCGAGGCAGTATTGCTCGCGCCGTCTATCACGGCGGCGTGTTGCGCGGGCCCACGCGCTTCCCTTTGCGCTCAAAGCCGCGAAAGCCATCCCATCGCTGTCCAATCAGCCCTGGGCTGGCGGCCTGAGCCTATCCCACCGTTTCTTTCCGGCGAGTTCACGCGCCCCGATTCGTCCAGGCGCGCGCGGAGCGCCCATCTCTGAAGTGCAGCTGGACGCATTGCCCGGGCGCTTCCTCTCCAAGCGCTCCCAAGCGCCGGGCGCGTACAGAGCGCCCGTCATGCCGAATTAACGTGTTAACTGGTGGTGCCCAAGCGCCAGGTGCGCGCAGAGCGCCCCACCAACCCAATCACATAGGCTGGCGAGGATGTTCCATGGCGAGGCGCGAGGCGATTGGCAGGCCCGGCCAGTAGCCTACTACGGCCGGGCCTGCCAATCGGCGAGCAACGAAGCCAGGGGGCATCCTCGCCAGTCCACACCAAAGGCGGGCAACGAAGCCAGGGAGACCCCGCCAGTCCAATCAAAGATACGATTTCGCAAGCAAGTACAGTCTTGAGTACGGTTCCTTGGCGCGGATGGCGAGGAACATCTCCTCGGAGAGGCGGAGCTTGGCCGAGGCCTCGGCCAGGGAGGCGGAGGCGTTGCGGCGGAGGAGGTCGTCGATGAGGCGGGGATCGAAACCGTCGGCCACCAGCTTGATGCCCTCGGCGAAGTAGTTGGAGCCCACGTGGGGCAGCAGGGAACGCAAGGCGGTGACGCCCCGGCGGCGGGCGAACAGGATGAAGAAGAGCAGCTTGATGACCTGCCGGTCCGGCGGCACGGTGTGGCCCACGCGCAGCAGCTTGGGCAGGTCCGCGTTCTTGGCGGTGACCGCCTCGGCCAGGTCGCGCGCCCGGCGCATGGCCCGCTCCTCGTTGGCGGGGGGGCGTGGAAAATGGGCCAGCATGCGCACCAGGGAGAGGCGGGGGTTTTCCTTGATGATGACCGCTTCAACGGCCAGCCGCATGAGATCGAAGGAACGGCGGGTGGTGGCCAGCACGGTACGCGCCTTGGCCCGGACCATGGCACGGGCCCGCTCCTCGGGCATGGTCTCGAAGCCGATCTCCAGCAGGTGGCGGACAAAGGGCTCCGGGGTGTACTTGGCCTCCTCGGCCAGCACCTTCTTGGAGCGGCGCATGTCGCACAGCTTCTTCAGGGACAGCCAGTAGGCGGCCACGCCCTCCAGGGGCATCTCCACCACGTCGAAACCCGGCTGGACCGGCCCCTCCCCGGCCACGGTCTCGGCCTCGGCGTGGATGACCCGTTCGTCGTCCTGATCGCTCACCGCGCCTCCTGGGTGTCCGTGTCCATGATCTCGCCGGGCGGCCGCAATGCAAACAGCCTGGGCCACTTCTTGCCCGTGGCGTAGAGCAGCTTGCGCTCCGGGTCCCAGGCCAGGCCGTTGGGCACCTCGCGGGGGTGGCCGGAGCGTCCGGCCCGTTCCGCCAGCCCGGAGAGGTCCAGGCGGAAACGCACCCGCCCGTTGACCGGGTCCACGGCCACGGCCTGTTCCGCACCCCAGACGTTGGCCAGAACCAGCCCCGGCCCGGGCAGCCATTCCAACTCGTTGAGCCGCTTGACCGGCTCGCCGCCGTCAGTGACCCGCACCCCGCCCAGGCGGGAGAAGTCGCGCTGATCGCGGAAAATCAGCCCGGAACTTCCGTCGGACATGATCAACCGGCGTCCGTCCCAGGTCAACCCCCAGCCCTGCCCCCGGTAGCCCCACTCGCCGCGCGGCTCCAGCGAAGGCAGGGCGAAACGCAGGGCGCGCCCGGCCGTCCAGGAGAGGACCACGGCCCGCCCGTTCAGGACGCAGCCTCCTTCGCCAAAAAGGCTGCCCGGCAAGGAGCGTGAGGCCAGCACGTTTCCGGTCTCCGGGTCCAGGCGGCGCAGCCTGGAGCTTCCGCGCAGGCCGGTCGTCTCGTAGAGGAACCCGTTGTGGAAAAAGAGCCCCTGGGTGAAGGCGTCCGTGGCGTGGTCCAGTTCCTCGACCACTTCCGGGACCAGCAGCGGGGCGCGCTCCGCCAGCGCGGAAGCGGACAGCAAACAGGCCGGGAGCAGGAAAAGGAAAAGCGCCGTGTACCGCATGGTCTTAGGGGGTGATGACGGTGCGGGTGTCCACGCCGTACTTGCGCATGCGGTTGAGCACGGTCATGCGGGTCACGCCCAGCAGGCGGGCGGCCTGGCTCTTGTTGCCGCCGGTGCGGCGCAGGGCCTCCACCAGGGCGTCGCGCTCGCCCAGGTCGCCGGTCCAGCCTCCCGCTCCCTTGGCGGGCGGTTCGTCTCTTTTAGGCGAATCCATCTGGCCGGGCAGGTGCTCGGGCAGCACGCGGCCGGACTCGGCCAGCACGAAGGCGTACTCCAAGGCGCTCTTGAGTTCGCGCACGTTGCCCGGCCAGTCGTGGGCCATGAACAGCTCCATGGCCTCGGGCGAGAGCCCGGCGATGTCCTTGCCCGTGGACCGCCGCAACAGTTCGACGAAATGGTCGGCCAGCAGGGGCACGTCCTCCTTGCGCTCCCGCAGGGGCGGCATGCGCACGGGGATGACGTTGATGCGGTAGAACAGGTCCTGGCGGAAGCCGCCCCCGGCGACCAGGGCCTCGAGATCCTTGTTGGTGGCGGTGATGATGCGGGCGTCCGCCTCGCGGTCCAGATGCTCGCCCACCCGCTCGAACCGCTTGGTTTCCAGAACCCGCAGCAGCTTGACCTGCAACTCCAGGGGCACGTCGCCGATTTCGTCAAGGAAGAGGTCGCCGCCGTGGGCGGCCTCGAAACGGCCCACCCGGTGGCTGACCGCGCCGGTGAAGGCCCCCTTGGCGTGGCCGAACAGTTCGGACTCCAAAAGGGACTCATTGAGGGCGGCGCAGTTGCACTGGATGTAGGGGCCGCCCGCCCGCCGGCCGAGTTCGTGGATGGCCCGCGCGGCCAGCTCCTTGCCCGTGCCGGACTCGCCCAGGATGATGACCGGGGCCTCGGAGGCGGCGGCCCGCTCCAGCAGGTCGTACACGCGGCGCATGGCCGGGGACTCCCCGATGAAGCCCATGAAGCCGCGCTGGGTGCCGAAGAGGCGCTTGAGCCCGGCCAGGTCCTGCCTGCTCTCCTCCAGTTCGGAGACGTCGGAAAGGGTTTCCACCGCGCCGGTGACGCGGCCGTTTTCCTCCAGCAGCCGGGCGTTCTTCAGCACGCGCACCACGCCGCCGCCCTTGTGGGCCAGGGTGCAGGGCTTGCGGGACTCGCGGCCCCGCTCGAAGAGCTTGCACCAGTGCTCGCCGTTCTCGGTGCGGACGCTTTCGCAGGCATCGCAGCCGAGGACGGTGCAGGGCCGGCCCAGCAGCTCCTCCGCCCCGTAGCCCAGCATGTCGCACAAGGCCTGGTTGACCAGGGTGATGCGCCCGTCCGGGGCGATAAAGACCAGCCCCTCGTGCATGGTGTCGAGAATCTTTTCCAGGTGGCGGTCCAGGCCGCCGCATTCGCTATGCAGCTGCATAAGTTCTTATACATCTGCTTTATACACCTGTAAACACGACCCAGACGCCAAACAAGCTAATAACCTTAAACAAATGGAAAAAGTACCACAGCACGGACGGCATGCTTCCTGCTCAATTCCGGCCATGCATTGCCATTGGCCCACAAAAGCGTACAACGGAACCAAGCGTAGAATAACGCATATTCCCTACTGGATTGGACGGATTTCATGAGCGATCCCCCCCGAAAGCTGTCCCGGCGAGCCTTTTTGGGCGGGCTGGCATTGGGCGCCGCATCGGCGGCCGCGCCCGGCGCGGCCCGCGCCTCGGATGGGTACGGCAAGGGCGGCGTGCACGGACGTCGCGCCGAGGAGTTGTGCGCCTTCCTGGACATCTCCCGCTGCATCAACTGCCAGCAGTGCGTCTACGCCTGCCGCGAGACCAACGGGCACAAGTTCCCCGAGCCGAAGAAGCCCTTCCCCAAAATGTACCCGAACAAGGTGCCGGTGGAGGACTGGTCCGAGCGGCGAAACGTCACCGATCGGCTGACCCCCTACAATTGGCTCTCCATCCAGACAGCCGAGGTCGAGTGGCAAGGGAAGGAGTACAGGCTGCACATCCCCCGGCGCTGCCTCCACTGCCAGAACCCGCCCTGCGCCAACCTCTGCCCCTTCGGCGCGGCTCGCAAGCTGGAAAACGGCATCGTGCGCATCGAGTCCGGCCTGTGCATGGGCGGGGCCAAGTGCCGCGCCGTCTGCCCCTGGCAAATCCCGCAGCGGCAGACCGGCGTGGGGCTGTACCTCAGCCTCATGCCGCGCTTCGCGGGCAACGGGGTCATGTACAAGTGCGACCGCTGCTTCGACACCAAGGTGGCCAAGGGGGAACTGCCCGCCTGCGTGGAGGTCTGCCCGGAGAGCGTGCAGTCCATCGGCCCGCGCGAGGAGATCGTGGCCCTGGCCAAGCGGCGCGCCGGAGAGACGGGCGGCTTCCTCTACGGCCTGGAGGACAACGGCGGGACCAACACCATCTACCTCTCCCCCGTGCCATGGGAGGTGCTGAACGAGGCCGTGGACTCCAGGGGCAAACACAAGCCGGACCTGGCCGCCAAACCCAACGTGATGGCGAACGAGGAGAACCTGGCCAGCGCGGTCTTCGCCGCGCCCGTGGCCGGCCTGGCCGCCGGGGTCTTCGCCGCGGCCAAATCCATCCGCGACAGGAAGGGAGGCGCCGATGACTAGACCGACCGCCGCCGCCATGCCGTCCATCCTGCGCCGCGCCTTCCCCTGGCTAGTGTTCCTGCTGGCCCTCACCGGGATGGCGCAGATGCCCATCATGAAGCGCTACTCCATCTCCGACCTGCCGGGCCTGGGCTGGCTGGCGGACTTCTTCACCACCCACCTGGTCCACTACGCCCTGGGAGCGCTGTTCCTCTTTTTGCTCTCCTGGGCCCTGGGGGCGACCCTGCGGTCCGGCGTCCTTCCCCGGCTGACCGTCTCGGGCATGTTGCGGGCCGGGCTCATCGCCGTGGTGGCAGTGACCGGCATCCTGCGGGTCATCAAGAACGATCCCGGCGTCACCCTGGACCCGTATTTCGTCCTGGCCATCGACTGGGTGCACATGATCGCGGCTTTCCTGTGGGGGCTGGCCGCCATCGCCTTCCGCCTGGCGAGGCGGGGGGCGTATACACACCGTTCGCAGCGAGGAGGGTAGACACGATGCGAGCCAAACGGTTGATCGCGGCGCTTCTGCTGGCGCTTGTGGCGGCCTCGCCCGCCTGGGCCCAGGAGGAGGGCACGGACGATGCCATCGGGCGGCGGCTGGCCCAGAAGGCGGCCTCCGCGCCGGGCGGGGGATGGACCACCGCCGACCACTCCAAATTCGACGCCCTGAAGAAGGACTTCCAACGCCCCGAGGAAGTGACCGAGGCCTGCCTCTCCTGCCACACCCTTTCGGCGGAGCAGATCCACCACACCATCCACTGGGAC
Proteins encoded:
- a CDS encoding MBL fold metallo-hydrolase, with protein sequence MSFFFQPVHSEHLGHISYIFGRDGEAAVVDPRRDCEEYVAIARANGARITYIFETHRNEDYVTGSAELAARTGAEIRHGEDLPFTYGAPTGEDFQFLVGGLRVVSMKTPGHTDESLSYVLYDPESAGREPVGVFTGDVLFVHDTGRTDFFPDRAEEVAGLLYDSIFEKILPLGDHVLLWPAHGAGSVCGSTMAEREVSTLGLERRTNPALKFTKREDFIKKKLAEKHTKPPYFHMMEKYNLHGSAAPMPRVPTPPPLDVDDFAERAENGMRVVDTRSPEAIAGALIPGSLAIPLHMLPAFAGWFLEYERPIGLVVDDAAPDDLARSAMRYLMRLGFDQVEGYITGMSEWEKSGREYDRIPAVHVDELVSRIESDEDFTLLDVRKDEEVAHGMLPDAKHVFLGHLPDRIGELDKSKPAITFCGSGQRAIIAASLLKAEGFKDVGDALGSMAACSARGCPIDRE
- a CDS encoding YeeE/YedE thiosulfate transporter family protein is translated as MAEAQSIWEAARWSPYLCGAGVGVVTFLAYLAADRAVGASSAYATLAGLIEKAVRRREPLRAYYREHPPKLNWSLVFVIGILAGAFVSAGISGDFRLELVPQLWREAFGPGGLPRLLTALVGGAVLGFGARLAGGCTSGHGISGALQLQTASWLAALCFLIGGMATAAVVYP
- a CDS encoding DUF6691 family protein, whose translation is MRYLKLIPALLLGIAFGFLLQRAGVTRYETIMGQLFLTDFTVLKVMLSAVLVGSVGFRLLRMLGRVEPRRKGGSVGSSVIGGLVFGVGFGLLGYCPGTLAGAAGQGSLDALIGGGAGMLLGSWLYTLAASPLRRAAEGFIPLGESTLYERLGQPPWRVVGALWLLIPAFFGLLEWIGV
- a CDS encoding RrF2 family transcriptional regulator, whose product is MKLSTRSRYGARMLVDIAVHGDNGPVTVSDISRRLDLPVKYLEKLVRLLKKGDYIQSKRGPRGGHMLAKAPEDITMGEIVRQLEGDFCLVDCANHGQEPCPNMESCPTRMLWARATDAMLRELDGITLRELVDNHMAKA
- a CDS encoding glutaminyl-peptide cyclotransferase, which encodes MLSASALAERAPLLVPEVVEELDHATDAFTQGLFFHNGFLYETTGLRGSSRLRRLDPETGNVLASRSLPGSLFGEGGCVLNGRAVVLSWTAGRALRFALPSLEPRGEWGYRGQGWGLTWDGRRLIMSDGSSGLIFRDQRDFSRLGGVRVTDGGEPVKRLNELEWLPGPGLVLANVWGAEQAVAVDPVNGRVRFRLDLSGLAERAGRSGHPREVPNGLAWDPERKLLYATGKKWPRLFALRPPGEIMDTDTQEAR
- a CDS encoding sigma-54 interaction domain-containing protein, whose protein sequence is MQLHSECGGLDRHLEKILDTMHEGLVFIAPDGRITLVNQALCDMLGYGAEELLGRPCTVLGCDACESVRTENGEHWCKLFERGRESRKPCTLAHKGGGVVRVLKNARLLEENGRVTGAVETLSDVSELEESRQDLAGLKRLFGTQRGFMGFIGESPAMRRVYDLLERAAASEAPVIILGESGTGKELAARAIHELGRRAGGPYIQCNCAALNESLLESELFGHAKGAFTGAVSHRVGRFEAAHGGDLFLDEIGDVPLELQVKLLRVLETKRFERVGEHLDREADARIITATNKDLEALVAGGGFRQDLFYRINVIPVRMPPLRERKEDVPLLADHFVELLRRSTGKDIAGLSPEAMELFMAHDWPGNVRELKSALEYAFVLAESGRVLPEHLPGQMDSPKRDEPPAKGAGGWTGDLGERDALVEALRRTGGNKSQAARLLGVTRMTVLNRMRKYGVDTRTVITP
- a CDS encoding 4Fe-4S dicluster domain-containing protein, with amino-acid sequence MSDPPRKLSRRAFLGGLALGAASAAAPGAARASDGYGKGGVHGRRAEELCAFLDISRCINCQQCVYACRETNGHKFPEPKKPFPKMYPNKVPVEDWSERRNVTDRLTPYNWLSIQTAEVEWQGKEYRLHIPRRCLHCQNPPCANLCPFGAARKLENGIVRIESGLCMGGAKCRAVCPWQIPQRQTGVGLYLSLMPRFAGNGVMYKCDRCFDTKVAKGELPACVEVCPESVQSIGPREEIVALAKRRAGETGGFLYGLEDNGGTNTIYLSPVPWEVLNEAVDSRGKHKPDLAAKPNVMANEENLASAVFAAPVAGLAAGVFAAAKSIRDRKGGADD
- a CDS encoding iron-sulfur cluster-binding protein, encoding MTRPTAAAMPSILRRAFPWLVFLLALTGMAQMPIMKRYSISDLPGLGWLADFFTTHLVHYALGALFLFLLSWALGATLRSGVLPRLTVSGMLRAGLIAVVAVTGILRVIKNDPGVTLDPYFVLAIDWVHMIAAFLWGLAAIAFRLARRGAYTHRSQRGG